The nucleotide window CGCCCGGCCGTAAGGATCATTGGCAAACGGGTCTTTCCAGTTTTTCTCCTGGTCGGCCGGGCCGCTGTAATAACCGGTGGCGAGCCGACCCTGTTGACGCATCAGGGCCTGGGCCGACGCCTGTTCCTCGGCGGTGAACAGGCCGCCTTCGTTGGTGGCCACCGCGTTCAGCGAGCGCCGGTCCAGGTCGCCCATCAGGCTGTTGCGGTCTTCATCGCTGCCGGTGTAGGGCTTGTCGCTGCCTTTCATCAGCGCATATTTTTCATCCATGCGCTTGCGGGCATCGGCGGCCACTTCGGAGAAGGTCTTGTCCTTGGAGCTTGAAACGGCGCCGGGGTTGGCGACACCCAGCACCAGCGCATCGGCATTCATGCCTTCGCGGACGGGGAAGTACGGCTTGTTATCGGCGATCGACTTGCTGTAGTCGCTGGACTTGTCCGAAAGCGTGATCGAATCAGTGTCCTGCGCCTTGTCCGGCTTCGAGCTGTTGTGCACATTGCGCCCCTGCGATGCTGTGGCGGAGGCGGCGCCAGCCGAAGCGGAGTAGGTGGACATCGCATACGATGACGTTGAACCGGTGATCATTGTTCGTCCTTGGCGAGAGGCTCGCAGCGTAAAACACAGAGGGAATGTGTACAGCCTGTTACTAAATCATGCTTTGGCAGGCATTGCCATCATCCAAAGGTTTACCCGTTCCACGGGTGAGAACTATCCACAGATTGAGTGGGTATACCTGTGGATAATATCCTGAGAAGCAGAGCGTGCGCGGGCTGTCACGTATTGTTCATTAATTGAGCACGAGCGTGTTTTTGCTGCGCTCGGCCGCCGGATCAGTGGCTCATCAGTCGCTGGCGAATCCATTCATGCAGCCTGGCGCCGTCGGTGGACAGCTCACTGCCGGAACGGCGACACAGGTAGTACTGGCGACCGTCATCCACCCCCAGGTCGAACAGCTTCACCAGTTCGCCAGTGATGACATGCGGCGCCACCAGGGGCTCGCGCAGCAACGCACAACCCAAACCGGTGAGCGTGGCGGTCAATGCCAGCTGGCCGTCTTCGAGCAGCAAACCGTTGAGCGCGTTGGCGTGTTGCACGCCGGCGGCCTGGAACCACTGGCTCCAGGTGCCGCGCTCTTCATCGTGCAGCAAGGGCAACCGGCTCAGGGCTTCGGGCGACTCGATGGGGCCATGCCGTTGCAGGAATTCCCGGCTGCAATAAGCACTGACCGCGCCGCTGATCAACGGCTCGCTGTGATAACCCGGCCAGTGCCCGGTGCCGAAGCGGATCGACAGGTCGGCGGCGTCGCTGGGGTAGCTGCGGTGGTTAGCGTAGGTGATGTTGATGTCCAGTTCCGGGTTGGCGCCCAGGAACTCGGCCAGGCGCGGAATGAACAGGTTGATGCCGAACAGCGGGATCAGGCTGATGGTGACCTGGCGCGTGGCGCTTTTCTCGCGCACGTGTTCGGTGGCGCTGCGCAACACGGCGAAAGCCGAGCGGATCGCGCGGTAATACTCGCGGCCTTCATCGGTGAGGATCAGGTTACGCCCCTGGCGCAAGGTCAGGGGTTGCTGCAGAAAACTCTCCAGCAAATGCAGTTGATGGCTGACCGCCGACGGCGAGACGTCCAATTCCCGTGCGGCCGCATTCACGCCGCCATGACGGGCGAAGGCTTCGAAGGTGCGCACGGCGCGCAGGGGAGGGTCATTGGCTAACTGTTCTAAATTATTCATGTGTTGAATTAAACACTAAAAATACAAGCCTAAACAGTGGTGTAAATGCCGACTATATGGCGTTTATGGCGCTTTATCCGATTAGAATAACCATATGACTTTCTGATATTTGATAAAAATAGAATAAAAACTTAGTGTGCCGCGTTCCTGGGGTTCCGCCGGCACGTTTTGCAGCCGGCCTTGTGTATGGGGTAATCGGCTTTCAATGGATGTCTTGATCCAGCAACTGCTCAACGGCCTGGTGTCGGGCAGCCTTTATGCCTTGGTCGCGCTGGGCTACACCATGGTCTACGGCATTTTGCGGATCATCAACTTCGCCCACGGTGACGTGTTGATGATCGGCGCTCTGGTGGGGCTGTCGGTGATCCGCCTGTTGCAGGCACTCTGGCCGCACTTGCCTGGCGTGCTGGTGCTGGGCTTTGCCGCGCTGATCGCCATGGCGTTCTGTGCGTTGCTGGCGATGCTGATCGAGCGCGTGGCCTACCGCCGCTTGCGCAATGCCCCGCGCCTG belongs to Pseudomonas sp. MYb118 and includes:
- a CDS encoding LysR substrate-binding domain-containing protein; protein product: MNNLEQLANDPPLRAVRTFEAFARHGGVNAAARELDVSPSAVSHQLHLLESFLQQPLTLRQGRNLILTDEGREYYRAIRSAFAVLRSATEHVREKSATRQVTISLIPLFGINLFIPRLAEFLGANPELDINITYANHRSYPSDAADLSIRFGTGHWPGYHSEPLISGAVSAYCSREFLQRHGPIESPEALSRLPLLHDEERGTWSQWFQAAGVQHANALNGLLLEDGQLALTATLTGLGCALLREPLVAPHVITGELVKLFDLGVDDGRQYYLCRRSGSELSTDGARLHEWIRQRLMSH